The Anoplopoma fimbria isolate UVic2021 breed Golden Eagle Sablefish chromosome 1, Afim_UVic_2022, whole genome shotgun sequence region GTGAAATCTCTCCAGGGCTAAACATCTCACCTAAAGTTCCCCCTCCCGCAGGACCTCCTCTGAGCTTCTGAGATAACATCATCTGCTGTTGTTGCTGAACATTCATCTGTGGGTTCATGTTCATTGTGAGGCCGCTCCCCAGAGGAGAATCCACAAGGTCTCTCATCTGAGGACCCCCACCAGGAGAGCCCATCATCTCCCGTGAACCAGGAAAGTCCATGGGATCACCTCGAGAAGAGGGTGGACCCCGGCCCATTCCCAAATTGTGGAAGTCTGGGCCGCCGGGATTATCCATTATTCTTGAGCCCAGGTTGCCCTGTTGTTGCTGTTTAGCTAATCTGTCAAGTTCAAACCTGGGAAGCCCCTGCATCTGCCGTTTCTCCATGAGGCGAAACATTTCCTCATGTGTTAACAGATGTTCTGGGTCACCTTGAAAGTGCTGAGGAGGTCCACCAGGGTAGCAGCCATGAAATGGACCGCCACCGCCCATGTTGTTGGGCATTTCATCGTGCCAAATCATCCCTGGCCTGGTGGGCCTTTGGGGTCCTAGACCCTCCACTGATAAAACTCCCCCTCTACCACCAGGAAAACCGCCTCCGCCAGGTGGCCCTCTCTGCATTTGTCCCAGGAACCTTGGACCGCGGGGTCCCTCCTGGTGCATGTCCATCATTCGTGAATTTCCACCCATTCCTCCTCCCATCATATTGCCAGGACCCCACTGCTGGTCTCCAGGCTTGCTGTGGTAGGGAGGAGGGGGTCCTCTCATCATCATAGGACCTCCTTGCATGCCTATCTCTGTCATCATTCTTAAGTGCTGTGGATGTGAGGGGGGTTGTATTTCCTGTTGTCGTCTCTTCTCTTGGTAGTACTCTTCTTGAAGCTTCCTCCACGCCATTTGTTCTGGCGTCAGCCCCTCTGGTCCAAGTAAGTGACCCATGTCGAGCCCAGGTGAAGATAGCTGGTGATGGGGATGTTGTGGTAGGTTATGGTGAGAGTCCATTTGAGGGCTTTCAAGGGCAGGTCCAGCAAGGGACTGTGTTTGAGAAATGATGGACTGGAGGGGTTCTTCATATTTCTTCATCCCTCCCATGGAAGCCAAGGCTGCCGACAGCATATTGCCACTACTGCAATTTCCAGAGCTATTTGTACCATTGTCACGGTCCTCGAGAATACCGCTCCTATCagtattgttgttattatttagGTTGGAGGAGTTATTACTAGCATTGTTGTTTGTGGCGCCTGTGTCTCCAGGGCCTCCACCTGCCCCACTGCGCAATAGCAGCCTCTCTATGTCTCTCAGTGTCTGCAAAGAGCGCTCCCTGTGCTCCAGCTGCTCTTTGGAAAGACCATCCAAGTTCCCCGGGCCACTCCTCTGGCCTGGATCACCTTGTAGGTGTGCAGAAAGGATGGAGGAACTCCCCGAGGGAGAAACAGTAGCAACAGGGAGAGACATACCCCCTGCACCCTCCCCGCCTCCAGCTCCTGGAGGCGGGACTGGGCCTGCAGGTGGGGCATTGCTCCCTCCCTCTGGCCTATGGGTGACGATGCTGTTATTGCTGGAGGCTCCGCCAGGTCGGGTCTGAGAGGATTCATTATCAGAGTGTCCTGCTGATGACGGTGTCCCTGCAGGATGCAATGCCCCTCCAACACCTGCAGAGGCTGGCCGTGGAGTTCCACATTGGGATTTAGGGGTGCCTGTGGGTGGAGAGCTGCTGGAGTTTATCTTATCAGATAGGTTAGGAAGCTTCCCTGATGAGTGGCCCTGGGGcagacaaagggaaaaaaataaacaattagactatgaaaatgttgattatttctaGGAGTAGTAATTGCAGTTATTATATCATACGGTACATTTCCTATTTGTTAATCTGACAAAACAGCATACAGTACACTTTCTCAGTACAAGCACTTACATAAGTCACAATAACTGCTGATGGAAACAGGAACAAAGAGGTATCGGAGACCAAAATAGCTAAACAAATAATCCCCCCCGCATACTTTGCATCTGTGGTCTTTACTGTGGAAACACACTTGTACTCCCACGTGATTTAACACAGACTTGATATCCTGTTTAATTAGACGCTGTGATGTCTGACCTGCTCCAACTTGTTGCGTGAAACATTTTGCTGGTGAAACAGAAGGATGGAATCGGTCTGTCCTTTCATTACTGACTCCGCGGCACTGTCAAACAAATAGAGCAAtgatacaaattaaatattcacaGCAGTTACATAATTCAGTGTTGAACTGGAGATGGaatcataatgaaaaaaaaagaaacagatagGTTGGTTGATAAGACAAAGACAATCCAAACATCTCCACTTCTGATGACAGGCCTATAAATAGCTCTCACCTGTTAGCTAGACCGGTTGTGAAAACATACACCACTTGCTGTGAAGGCTGAGGTGGCTGCTCTGTCTTTAGCACTGGTCCCACTCCACATCCCATTACAGGACCCACAGGTTCAGACACGGGCCCTGCAGACAGGCGATCAGAGAGCCCTTGAATAGGACCTGCCAGCCCACGCTCTCCtgtgaaaaagcagcagcacacGGTTTTAATTTGGCTACATTAGTATCCTGGTTTATAATTGCAATACcagttcatcattttggctACAACATCAAAACACTAGATGGAGCTAAAACACATGTAAAGTCAAATCAGTGGCAAGGAGCAGTACGGCACTCCAAACTCCAATCCTCCTACTTTCAGTGTGTGCGCAGGATCTGAAAACAACTATGGATAATTAACGGCTATAACCTGTTGTTTTCTGAGGAAATTAAATTGAGAGAGGGTAGGGGATTTCTACATGGGTGACATACAGCCATCAAAGTTGCGGTGACAATGACACTATTGTTAGTGAGGACTGTGCTACATTCAGACAACAGCAACCGGCAATGTGTTTCCCCCTCTGTGGAGATTGACGGACTCACGGTGGGTCGCAGTGTGTGGCttgtcttcatcctcctctgtgTCAGGTCCAGAGCACCATTCATCTCCACTGTATGGCTGTTTCTTTTCCAGAACACAGCGCCGCTTACTGCGCATAACACCATCTAGAGgataatacacacatacaccaacTGTTGGACAACAACTAGAATAGTATATATACTTTAAAAGGGGTATTATTAagtctattttgtttttatcaatcgCCACTAATGGTCTGAACACACCACGGTATTTTCCAGCGCCAGAAGTTAATGTCTGCATTTATAATCTGCTCTTATACATTTTGCCTTACTTGCTGGAAGTTATATGATCAGTCTACAGCTGCCTTGACAAATGGAACAAATCAGTCTAAATCTGAACAGGATGTCAAACAAAAATCGaagctctttttttcctgtgcaaAAAGCTATTTATTAGTAAATTCCGAACTAGCCTGAGCTGactcataaatatatatttttaattaacttaaattaCCACCTATCAACACCAGATTCATCAAAAAGCACCAGTGAGTGCAAACAGCTGCAAGAAGCATGCATGTAGCAGCTTTAACATTTCCAGAAGACAACTTGTAATAGAGGAGGCAGAACAACATCTGACATCAAATACAATGGTGGGTTAAACTCTAAATGGTGACAGGAAAGAAAAGTACACTGGCAGTATCTTTGATTACCACACCATATTTAGAGAAGCTCTATAAACAAATCTGTGAAGATTTTCCACGTTCACAGCTCAATATCTTACTGACTTTGTGGCAGAAAATGACTTTCCAGTAAACACATCTGATGAGCTTGGGTAACCACAGACTAGAAAGGCGCATGAACGTACAGTGAAAAAGGAAGGATGTGTGCAGTGACAGTACAGAGAAGAGGACAGCAGAGGGAGGGCTACCACCTTGACACAGAGAGGCAGTATGAAAGAGCTGGCCTCGTCTCCGgtgaatgtttttgttgccaGCATTTAGTGGTTTATCTTAACCAGAAACATGAAAAGAACAGGAACCTAACCGTGTTCAGACCTTTTGTTACTGACTCTCTACGGGTTTCCAGGTTTGGCGGGCGGAGTGATTTGAAGTAAAGAGGAGGGAGGCTTGCCTTTCAGTTGAATGTACTTCTACAAGCAGAAATTAGATTACATGGAATGAGACTGAAAGAGAGAtagggagacagaaagaagtgtgtgtttggaggTCGAATGGAGCCAGAAGATATTTCCCTATCTttcattctctccctcttttggCCTCTGTTACTTTATATTTTGGAACCCCGCCTCTCCCTcagagtgtgcgtgtgtatgtgttttaaagagGTTTTAGTCATGTACAGGAAGCCCAGATGAGTTTCACAAAATGACATTGTCATCCGCAGTCAcgtgaacacacaaacacattaataacacaaccaacaaatgcaaatcaaacagGTTGCACCAAACCCCATGAACACGAATGTATACCAagacactgaaaacaaaaagaacttTAACTCTTCCCACCCACTCGCTGTCTCTGCTTCAATAACAACCTCTCTATGCTTACTAAGTTTTTGCCACCCAACAACGTGTCTCTCCTTCTGAGCACTACAGAAAGCCCAGATGCTTTTTCATCTGAGACACGTCAGTGCAGGGCCGGCATGGCACAAACTATCAAAAGCCAGGGGGAAATTCTGATGCTTCACTGAAAGGTCAGGGCATTTCagcgagagagaaaacaagttaTTCTGTCCTCTCAGTCCTTACATTCGCTTCCTGCTGTGGAGGAGGTGAATGCACGTAACCTGGTTTTTCGGGTAAAGATTTGGCTGATAGGAAGGTAAAGGAAGTGAACTTCTGCATACTTCGAACAGAGACGCACTGCCTATACGTCCCAGATGCTGACactgttttgtctgtttgtgcgtCCCTTACCTCCTTTGGCATCCATCTCCAGGGCTGGAGGAACGGCATTTCTTGATTCACCAGAGTCGATGGAGACGCTCCGCTCCCGCTTGGATTTGGTTTTCTGCATTCCTCCGACGCTGCTCACCGATTGGCTGACAGCCTTCAGCCCAGGGTTGCCGGGGGAAATCTGGTTAGTTTTGACTCCATGGCTCCCAGCACCGACGCCCTTTGGAGCCAGGTGGCCAGCagctccctgctgctgctgagcctgCTGGTTTACACCGGGTATTTGGGATCGGCTGTCACTGGTGACCTGCTTGCCATGATTGGCCAGTTTATTGTCTGGGTGCATTTGATTGGCTGGTGATTGAGGTGGAGGTCTGGTATGGAGAAAAGCTGGTTGTCAGTGGAGCTCACATTGCTTACAGGCGTCACtgatggagaaaagaaaaatcatcagCATCAGTATTTCAGAATACAATTCTGCATTGAGCCTTACAGTCTAAAGACGAATTCTGATTATTTCTCTACTAAGCCTAATCTTGGAGTaataaagtgctgcaggaataaGTCTTAAAGCATGAGTTTGCATTTTGGCAATTCCAGTTCCCTTCTATGGAAGTCAGGGTTTTTGTTTAAATGCCTGAATAAGGTATGTGGTTATCACAAGTCTTAACCTTTGTTCTACGATATACAATAGGTCAGGTAATACCCCACTTGTGAATTTcgaagcttttatgtgtcttaaaaGGCGGTTGTtcacaagtggctaaatgagactacaaaacgtcTTCTCGCCAACTACTTtgcctttacagccttgttgcatATACTAGCACTCATGTGACCAAGGCCATTTTTTTCACGctacaaaaatcaaaaaagaggTCTTCATTTATGAAGATTATCCTTTCGaacaaaacgtgtaagtatcctttattttctgcaataatccaaaatccaatggaaaaatccccaTGTCTTGTTGTCCAGGGAACCAAAGCGATGCTAACTTCTGGGGTTGGCCTAAAAAAATaggtcatccctgcagcactctacaCAAACCTTAAATAGTGCCTATATTGACTGGATGACTGGCAACGCAATCTGGTTCCGGGTTAGGCCTTTAGAGCAAACTCGTCAGCCTGTTCACTCACCTCATCTCAACCCGACGACGCTCAACTGATACATTGCCATGCTGCTCTCCAGGACGCTTCACTGACCACACATGGACCTAGGGGACAACAAGAGGGTAATATCATCAGTGGAGCCAGATAGCAACCTTTACAGTCGGCActatctgtcagtgtgtgtgtcctcagccTGTGGCTCAACATCAACTTCATGACGGAGacggaagagaaagagagagaagaaaccaAAAGATTGATAAGAGAGCAAGGCCAAAGAGACACTGTGAGgttactgttcctttaagggagagagagcaaagattgAGTTTGAGCTAGGGGAGTGACCTGCAGCTCAGAAGCAGCTCAGCAGTGTTTTAGGTCCCTCCCCCTACCAAACACTTTGCAAACCACAAAAACTCCACCACACATTCCACAACACTGTCTGTAGCAATACCTGTCTCTCCCTTCCTCGCTCAGAGAGACGGTTTCACACTGAGTGCAAGCACAAACAGTCGAAAAAACTTATCACCTGCTTCTTACAGATTTTAGTTTAGGCCTATTTAGACACACCACCAAACCTCATGGGTTTATCAGCGTTACCcgcatttgtttttaatctattttagaGTGACCTGAGAGCCCAGATGACATCGCCTCAGCTCTTAGAAATCTAATTCTAGCTTTACTGGTAATGTCAGGGAATAAAAACAGGCCTAAATTGCATCGGATTTTAAGCACAACATTAAGAATGGAGGACACTTCCAAGCTCATGAGGCTTCATTCTGGGTTCAAGTCCTTAGTTGCAAGCTGTCGCCCTCTTGACACCACCACCTGCCTGTGTCCATAACCTCAAGCTTCTTTAACCTTTGCCACTGGATAGTGCTTCTCAGTGAGTGTGTTCAGTCTACAAACTAgttgtacacattttttttattgccgtGTATCCAACAAAAGCTGCTTGTGCACAGAGCATTAAAACACTTCTTCAGTACCTGCAGGTCTCAACAAGACCCTTCCACACCTGTTGTTGGTGAACAATAGTTGGTCAAAACAGTCATCACAGACCTCTTCAAAAACATCCAGCTGAGATATTCGGCTGACATAATGCAGATCTCGTGTAAACATTTCCACTGGCTTCCATTTTTGGCCGATGACACAGTACCGCTTCACACGACACGGTGTAGTCGGTCAGGTCAGCTGTCCCGCTCTTACAGGACCATGTGTACCACTCACTCACCTTGACAGGTGATGGTAAACACAGTGCTGTAATTAGTCATTAACCAACACCGGCTCATGTCAGCACAGAAAAGGTGCCTTGTTCGTTGGCGGAGGACTTCATCACTCATTAACTCAAACGGGGACAGTCAGACGTCGCTCCTGTTGACAAAGTGTGACTCACTTGCTTTTGTGCAACACAAAGCGGAGACAGACTAATCATATGGTGAGTCGCTGACCTTCGAGTGGACAGTTGAGAAAAGATAGGCCTATCTGAAGTGAATACCAGTCTTAGTAGATATCAAGAGAGTTACCCAGTCATTTCTGTTCTAGTCGATATCATCAACCGGGGAAAAAGACGGAAGATACATGCAGGCAGTAAAAGTCATAGAAGGCTCTAGAAAATCTTGTGTCTCTTCCAACATTTTGTAAACCTTGAGTAAGGCCTTGCACTACCATTATTCCCACTCCTTGCCACGGGAATGGAGTCTATATTTAAGTAATCAGCCAGGAACATCACAGTGACTTTAGAACAGCGAAAGCTTTTTTCAGACAGGACTAGTTTTCGCATGAGAGTgttaagagtgttttttttaggttctGTGAAGTGGTACTACACCAGTGAATGGAAATGATAGAAACAATTGAAACCATCTTGCCCTTAATGTATAATATACTATGTAATCAATGTTGTTCCTTGACCTTCTGGAAGAGTAGCTAAACAAGGTGTTGGCGTGACTAGCAATTCTTGGTTAGCACATTAATATTTAACTGAACTATTATGTAGTCACAGGTCTCAAACAAAGCAGGTTTCCCTACTCAAGCcaggaaaatattttatttggaaGAGTCTCAAGACACTTTGTGTTGCAACATCTGGAGAAAAGTTCTTAATAGCATTGCAGACAAGATAATACAATCAAACCACAAGGTTTTATATGAGTTCTTTTTAGAATAGACCCGAGTACAAATTAATAACTTGAGTAAACAAATTAAGTAATCTGAGGGTACATGTTATCATTTGAGGCCTTTTAATCCCAAAAAACAATCATTGTCACATCATGATTACCCAAAACGTTCATCTCCATTCAAGTTATTAGGCAACTTCTCAAAACAACTGGTTGCACCAGTGATGACACAGGCGTGTCGTGGCAGAGTGTGAATACCTTGGTACCAGCCGTGACAGCGACGCAGCTATTGTTTTCAtccttgtgtgcgtgtgtgtgtgtgtgtgtgtgtgtgtgtgtgtgtgtgtgtgtgtgtgtgtgtgtgtgtgtgtgtgtgtgtgtgtgtgtgtgtgccacagGGGGATTTTGAATACTCTGTCAGGTGTTCAGATTTCTCTGCGTTCGTCATGTTCAGCTCTCATTTTGCTTGTAAAAAAGGCGTTGTCTAAAACAGACACACCTAGAGAACCAACACCAAACTTGATAGGTGTCATCTGCGTTCATTACATCCTGACCTCAAAGCACAAACTGAACAACACTTTTAACACCCAACACCTTAATTATGGGGACATTTGAGTAATACATTTATCAAATCAACCTGGCTGCTGTACAATtaatctgcaataaaaaaagaaatcaaggtTATAAAGTCAATGCTTATGTCCCTTGAGGGAggatttttctctttctctccgctTCATCCAGTCACACAGTTTCTGCCAAAGCACGTTTGAACATTCATCCTCAGTCTAGcttttgtgttcatgttgatAAGGTTGCAGAACTCCATCTGTTCTCACAGACTGTTACTGTATGTTCTTTTACTAAAGTCCGCTGCTCTGTTTGTGCTGGTAGAATATTCCAGTATAAACTGTATGTGCAATCACAGATTCATGATGAAGTTCATGAATGCTGATCCTGTTAAAAAGTCCCATGGATTAACGTAACAACTTCAGTTATAGTCGGAGCAATAGCAAAACAGTACATGTGACACCATGTCCAAATAAGGATTGCTAAATTAGTAAACAGCATTTTTTGTTCCCGAAAAAAGGGACCTTTTCCAATACAGCCTCAAGAATGTGTAAATCTCAAAACACCGGCTTGGTGTTGTGTATAGGATACACAATGATAACTTAAGCCAGCCCAGTGAGGGTCAGGGGCTGTAACAAGATCCTCCCTGTCCAGATTACACACAAAGACCTGGAGCTTCAGTTCCTTCTGCTGAAAAGCTTGATGGTATACTTTTTAGAAATTTTagaaattaatataaattaaaaaaatatgtatctaTATTTAAGGGCATTAATGAGTACAGTCATTTAAGGggtaaaaatgttattttgtgatGGAATTGAAAAATATTAACCTTGGTAACTACCTCTGAAAAACCAAATTATCcagataatgtaaaaaaatgctgcatttcATTCAAGAGTCTGCTCAGCCGTCTGAGAATGTCAACAAACAAGTCTATCCGAGcgaatatttaaataaaatgtaaactcaGTGGACCAATACTGACCGACTGGAAAAGTCTCAATTCAAATATCTCTATGAACTTGCACGGAAAAAGACACTTTCACCTAAAACTAAAGCAGTCTCATTAAATCCTTCCTTCGTGAGGTTATAATATTCAGGTCTTTGTTGAACTTAGGTGGTAAAATTTTGTTGCATCATGCTGAtgtttttctaatatttagtctcTTCTCAGTATAAACACCTTTCTTT contains the following coding sequences:
- the bcl9l gene encoding LOW QUALITY PROTEIN: B-cell CLL/lymphoma 9-like protein (The sequence of the model RefSeq protein was modified relative to this genomic sequence to represent the inferred CDS: inserted 1 base in 1 codon); protein product: MHPDNKLANHGKQVTSDSRSQIPGVNQQAQQQQGAAGHLAPKGVGAGSHGVKTNQISPGNPGLKAVSQSVSSVGGMQKTKSKRERSVSIDSGESRNAVPPALEMDAKGDGVMRSKRRCVLEKKQPYSGDEWCSGPDTEEDEDKPHTATHRERGLAGPIQGLSDRLSAGPVSEPVGPVMGCGVGPVLKTEQPPQPSQQVVYVFTTGLANSAAESVMKGQTDSILLFHQQNVSRNKLEQGHSSGKLPNLSDKINSSSSPPTGTPKSQCGTPRPASAGVGGALHPAGTPSSAGHSDNESSQTRPGGASSNNSIVTHRPEGGSNAPPAGPVPPPGAGGGEGAGGMSLPVATVSPSGSSSILSAHLQGDPGQRSGPGNLDGLSKEQLEHRERSLQTLRDIERLLLRSGAGGGPGDTGATNNNASNNSSNLNNNNNTDRSGILEDRDNGTNSSGNCSSGNMLSAALASMGGMKKYEEPLQSIISQTQSLAGPALESPQMDSHHNLPQHPHHQLSSPGLDMGHLLGPEGLTPEQMAWRKLQEEYYQEKRRQQEIQPPSHPQHLRMMTEIGMQGGPMMMRGPPPPYHSKPGDQQWGPGNMMGGGMGGNSRMMDMHQEGPRGPRFLGQMQRGPPGGGGFPGGRGGVLSVEGLGPQRPTRPGMIWHDEMPNNMGGGGPFHGCYPGGPPQHFQGDPEHLLTHEEMFRLMEKRQMQGLPRFELDRLAKQQQQGNLGSRIMDNPGGPDFHNLGMGRGPPSSRGDPMDFPGSREMMGSPGGGPQMRDLVDSPLGSGLTMNMNPQMNVQQQQQMMLSQKLRGGPAGGGTLGEMFSPGEISRIRASHNGRGVNKGMIQGPDGHFQFPNHGPFAGGQVEGPFLQQPGPEMFGPDQQGHNQMGGTSRLSHMPMTGGLRGVDLSARHPSDLSINVNPLSSPSVPRPHQLKSPSLNREPSPLLPSPSAPGLKSPSQISSAGHHPTLPPASGAGTPSSSSMKSPQIMGSSNLGLHSPSASPGRLKSPAMAVXSPGWASPKTALPSPGGPTSGKVVGNGGSSSTETGQSLPPRSSNSTPISQPGSMNPSMPFTSSPDNHPTPNPLSLIMSQMSKYAMPSSTPLYHDAIKTIATSDDEMLPDRPLLSGVSIGGNMGNPQNSQILVSQGSIGPHSDPQSPMGIVSQGQQHLPHDSSGPVLSSPNQMGMPAMNSSMMGGGAPDGIGPCNVSPISQNQMAGFSRIQPPPHGPMHSPIGGMSHNFSQSNEEILPPQQLHLSLLRKGHPHHRPSHLLDSFASLPMGDGPDLSEVIRPTHSGIPEFDLSRIIPSDKPSSTLQYFPKSEPHQNQHQGPLSQQPTPQQLLKQLSSSGPPLSSGPSSNPHLANLQNMMAEQQLAPHPSHGGIRQNMGIPQGGSRGMVSGGGMGPMCPPGHMMGRTGMAPQQQLQQQQAMMANSLLHHPSNLYPGMMSSQQHSHNLMAQQNIMMMQAKQRSMSIPGDPFGPQGPLMSPQGPMMAPSHPQAGMMGPQSLRQRGMSLDTPIGYGPGGMANMPF